The Arachis hypogaea cultivar Tifrunner chromosome 19, arahy.Tifrunner.gnm2.J5K5, whole genome shotgun sequence genome has a window encoding:
- the LOC112776348 gene encoding uncharacterized protein: protein MAHGGYNKRRVRVNPASRRSNSSSTASTSAPKALKPKPPVSLKNQIRSAERMLRKQNLPAEVREAQQQKLDALKKQQEIHTRLAAERKIFLRDRKIKFFERRKIERRIRRLEKLQRAASHQLQASEASEQLSKLKKDLQYVMYFPKTEKYVPLFTGGDDSEIVDRRNGLRKQIEDRLIAAAASGKDLEETGSEDDGLLDLSEDDFFLAGSSSDEADADDEWTDKSTREQASSASGKAVSGGMSSDEKNQRQISARALMPPPRPSNKKLSRFGSTSGQNSSSLRSDISTSSNTSNSKSSSDFRSRGPSSTGHGSSLSSNSDAHKPRRKRRPKKKKKQA from the exons ATGGCTCACGGCGGCTACAACAAGCGGCGCGTGAGGGTCAACCCCGCAAGTCGCCGTTCCAACTCCTCCTCCACCGCCTCCACGTCCGCCCCTAAGGCTCTCAAGCCTAAACCGCCGGTTTCACTCAAAAACCAGATTCGGTCGGCGGAGCGTATGCTGCGGAAGCAGAACCTGCCGGCGGAGGTGAGGGAGGCGCAGCAGCAGAAGCTCGACGCACTCAAGAAGCAGCAGGAGATCCACACGCGCCTCGCTGCCGAGCGCAAGATCTTCCTCCGCGATAGGAAGATTAAGTTCTTCGAGCGAAGGAAGATCGAGAGGCGCATCAGGCGCCTCGAGAAGCTTCAGCGCGCCGCTTCCCACCAGCTACAAGCATCTGAGGCTTCCGAACAGCTTTCCAAGCTTAAGAAAGATCTTCAATACGTTATG TACTTTCCAAAGACTGAGAAGTATGTTCCTTTGTTTACCGGAGGTGACGATTCGGAGATAGTTGACAGGAGGAACGGGCTGCGCAAGCAGATTGAGGACAGATTGATTGCAGCCGCAGCAAGTGGCAAGGACTTAGAAG AGACTGGCAGTGAGGATGATGGCCTTTTGGATCTGAGTGAAGATGATTTTTTCCTCGCTGGGAGTTCTAGTGATGAAGCAGATGCAGATGATGAATGGACAGACAAAAGCACGAG AGAGCAGGCTTCTAGTGCATCTGGCAAAGCAGTGTCTGGTGGCATGTCCAGTGATGAAAAAAATCAG AGACAGATTTCTGCTAGAGCTTTAATGCCCCCTCCTCGCCCCTCAAACAAGAAGCTGTCAAGGTTTGGGTCAACTTCAGGCCAAAATTCATCTAGTCTAAGATCCGATATTTCCACATCCAGCAACACTTCGAATAGCAAAAGCAGCTCAGACTTTAGATCAAGGGGACCTTCAAGCACAGGCCATGGTAGTAGTCTAAGCTCCAACTCTGATGCGCACAAACCTCGTAG